A window of Dehalogenimonas sp. WBC-2 genomic DNA:
GTTTAGAATTTTTTACAATTTTGGTATTTGCTGTCCGTTATGTTATTTACACGTATAACTCTTTATATACACCCCGGCACGTGATAGAATAAGCAGTTGGTATTATATTTGGAGGGTCAATGAGCATCTTCAAAGCTGTTCTGGGTATCTGCGACACCAAACCTCTGGTTGACACCGCCTGGGAATTAAAAGATGGTCAAGCGATTGTGAATCTGAAAAACGCCAGCGTTTTAGCCGGCAAGGGCAGCGCTACCTATCTAAAAGGTAAAGGACTGGAAAAGCCGGTGCTGGTGGTGCGGGGCCAGGACAATAAACTTTACGCCTATCAGGACCGCTGCACTCACGGCGGCCGCAAGATAGACCCCGTCCCCGGCCAGGCCAAACTCAAATGCTGCAGCGTCAACCACAGCACCTTTGACTATGATGGCAAACCACAATCCGGCCCGGCCAAACATGACATCAAACGCTATGAGGCTAAGGAGTCCGGCGAGCGCTTGGTGATTAAACTCTCTTAGGAATAAACACAATGGCTAACCGATTTAGCGAACAACTTGAAAAAATAGTCCGCGGTAGTAACCGGCCGATGGGCTTCAGTCAGACGGTGGCGGCGGTTAAACCTCGCCTTTTCGTCATGGCCGAAGCCCCGGACCTGGAGAATGGCGCCAGCCTGCCGGGTGTTGATGCGGTTTTGACCATCACCCCATGCAAATGTAAAGGCAAAAAATCCGGCGCACTGCGCGGTTGCGCTGTGTCCGGCACATCCGAACACAGCGGTTGCGATTTTGTCGTTTTTAATCTCGACGGAGCGGTGGCTGCTGAGGGTGGGGAAGAAACCGCCCGTTTGATCCGCATAGAACCCGACCTTACCGATGCCCAGCTTCGGGCAGTCGGCGGGCTGGATATGGCAGCGGTTATAGCCGAGTTCGGCCTGGGAGACGCGCTCACCTTCCGCGATCTTCTGTCGGTGCAGCGCCTGGCCGATTTTTGCGGCAGGCAGCCGATCTTGCTGAAGATCGCGCAGCTATATTCCAAGGTGGAGCTCCAGTCCCTGTGGGACAGGGGTATCACCGGTATAGTTTTCGATGCCGGAATTATCGACGCCGCCAAACTCAGGGAACTGGTGGATTCACTGGAACCCAGGAAACGCACTAAGGAAAAGTCTACGGCTATTGTTAGTCAGCCGCCCCCGGTCGCCGCGCCGGCTGAAGATGATCCCGAAACAGAGCCGGAAGAAGACGATTAATCCCCGGTACCTCACCGGATGAACCGGAGGTAAACATGCCGACGCTTTACGTGGTCGCCACGCCAATCGGCAACCTTGAGGATATCACCCTCCGTGCCATCCGGGTGCTCACAGAATCAAGCCTCATCGCCGCCGAAGATACCCGGCGCACGGTGAAACTGCTGAATGCGCTGAATATCAAGGTGCCGCTCACCAGTTATTACGAGCATAATAAGCTCTCCAAACTTGACTATATCATTTCTAAGTTGGAAGTGGGCGATGTGGCACTGGTGTCGGACGCAGGTACGCCAGGCATCGCCGATCCGGGATATGAACTTATCGCCGCCGCCATAGACCGTGGATTCCGGGTCGAGGTCATTCCCGGCCCGTCCAGCGTCATCACCGCCCTGGCAGTTTCGGGACTGCCGACGGCGGAGTTCCGCTTCATAGCTTTCCTGCCCCGGAAAGCGTCGGAGCGGCGGGCGGTGCTCGAAAGACTTGCGGCCGACCCGTCAACACTGGTGTTTTTGGA
This region includes:
- a CDS encoding rRNA small subunit methyltransferase I; amino-acid sequence: MPTLYVVATPIGNLEDITLRAIRVLTESSLIAAEDTRRTVKLLNALNIKVPLTSYYEHNKLSKLDYIISKLEVGDVALVSDAGTPGIADPGYELIAAAIDRGFRVEVIPGPSSVITALAVSGLPTAEFRFIAFLPRKASERRAVLERLAADPSTLVFLEAPHRMTETLEAMAGALGNRRTAVCRELTKLHEEVYRGTLAGALAHFAEPRGEFVIVIEGSKTVEAAPVLNDGIIERLQTMKCDGVPAKEATARLAAGTGLSRRELYGAWLKLK
- a CDS encoding iron-sulfur cluster-binding protein rieske family; the protein is MSIFKAVLGICDTKPLVDTAWELKDGQAIVNLKNASVLAGKGSATYLKGKGLEKPVLVVRGQDNKLYAYQDRCTHGGRKIDPVPGQAKLKCCSVNHSTFDYDGKPQSGPAKHDIKRYEAKESGERLVIKLS